In Leptolyngbya sp. 'hensonii', the following are encoded in one genomic region:
- a CDS encoding alkaline phosphatase D family protein, whose translation MGKRLTRRDFLAYSLATGVTIWTVHELAGLPLGKKTELQHLLAIDPVNAASPIFPQSVASGDPQPHGITLWTRVEPQQSGPIVLLFQVAQDPNFKQLVLAGYAVTTAAKDYTAKVQVHNTALQPFTTYYYRFIHNNAVSPVGRFKTLPARRDHITKVRFAYISCQDYTNGFYTAMRFLSTEEVDFVVHLGDYIYEQVYGGVRPIQALPSGEKVATTLEDYRYLYRTYRSDPNLQRLHEQFAFIAIWDDHEFANDAYRQYSIDTPDESQNRNPRRRRAANRAWAEYIPAAPDFEPDEGAIDSIQIYRSFVFGDLMELVMTDERLYRDGPPCGLQEQPTATNLEARYFTPGCANLKNPARSMLGKTQRQWFLSKMVKSTRTWKIWGNEVMTLQFKIKAQFSQALFGIPLDLFFTLDQWDGYPAERQFIFSLLDKAGVKNFVTITGDLHTFIAGYQLLNFDDPTSKPIGVEFVGGSISSSNIAEQRPDLPTQVVNNVAYASNPHFKFFNSATHGYTLVEVTPEAMTVTYRSVSTITDLNATVSTLAAFKVPKDQVLIQPI comes from the coding sequence GTGGGTAAGCGTTTGACGCGAAGAGACTTTTTGGCCTATTCCCTGGCTACGGGAGTCACCATCTGGACGGTTCATGAGCTGGCTGGGTTGCCCCTGGGAAAAAAGACGGAATTGCAACATCTGTTGGCGATCGATCCAGTCAATGCAGCCTCCCCTATCTTTCCCCAGAGTGTCGCTTCTGGGGATCCCCAACCCCATGGAATTACACTCTGGACCAGGGTCGAGCCCCAGCAATCCGGCCCGATCGTGTTACTTTTTCAGGTTGCTCAAGATCCCAATTTTAAGCAATTGGTCCTAGCTGGATATGCAGTTACGACTGCGGCTAAAGACTACACAGCGAAAGTTCAGGTTCACAATACTGCCCTGCAGCCCTTTACTACCTACTACTACCGCTTCATCCACAACAATGCGGTCAGTCCTGTAGGGCGCTTTAAGACATTGCCCGCCCGTCGAGACCATATCACAAAGGTTCGATTTGCCTACATCAGTTGCCAGGACTACACCAATGGCTTCTATACGGCCATGCGGTTTCTCTCCACTGAAGAGGTCGATTTTGTCGTTCACCTGGGCGACTATATCTATGAGCAGGTCTATGGGGGGGTCCGTCCCATTCAAGCCCTTCCCAGTGGTGAAAAGGTGGCGACGACCCTGGAAGACTATCGCTATTTATATCGGACTTATCGCTCTGACCCGAATCTGCAGCGCTTACATGAGCAGTTTGCTTTCATTGCCATCTGGGATGACCACGAATTTGCCAATGATGCCTACCGGCAATACAGCATCGACACCCCAGATGAATCCCAAAACCGCAATCCCCGCCGTCGCCGTGCGGCAAACCGGGCTTGGGCAGAATATATCCCTGCGGCCCCTGACTTTGAGCCCGATGAAGGGGCGATCGACTCGATTCAGATTTACCGCTCCTTTGTCTTTGGCGATCTGATGGAACTGGTCATGACCGATGAGCGGTTGTATCGGGATGGCCCACCCTGCGGTTTGCAGGAGCAACCCACAGCCACTAACCTGGAAGCCCGCTATTTTACTCCCGGATGTGCCAATCTGAAAAATCCGGCTCGCAGCATGCTTGGTAAAACCCAGCGGCAATGGTTCCTCAGCAAAATGGTCAAATCTACCCGGACCTGGAAAATCTGGGGGAATGAAGTCATGACCCTGCAGTTCAAAATCAAGGCTCAGTTTTCCCAAGCCCTGTTTGGCATTCCTCTGGATCTATTCTTTACTCTGGATCAGTGGGATGGCTATCCTGCAGAACGGCAGTTCATCTTCAGTTTGTTGGACAAAGCTGGGGTGAAGAATTTCGTCACGATTACAGGTGACTTGCATACCTTCATCGCAGGCTATCAACTGCTCAACTTTGATGACCCAACCTCCAAGCCGATCGGGGTTGAGTTTGTGGGCGGTTCTATCTCCTCTTCCAATATTGCCGAGCAAAGACCGGACTTGCCCACCCAGGTGGTCAATAATGTGGCCTATGCCAGCAATCCCCATTTCAAGTTTTT
- a CDS encoding heavy-metal-associated domain-containing protein: MALQFTVPDMACSACSETITKAITALDPMAKVEANLQTKQVNIETQVPAAEIRQAITTAGYTLA; the protein is encoded by the coding sequence ATGGCTCTACAATTCACTGTTCCTGATATGGCCTGTTCTGCCTGTAGCGAAACCATTACCAAGGCCATTACGGCCCTTGACCCCATGGCCAAAGTTGAAGCCAATCTCCAGACCAAACAGGTCAATATTGAAACACAGGTTCCCGCAGCAGAAATCCGACAGGCGATTACCACTGCGGGATATACCTTGGCCTGA
- the coaBC gene encoding bifunctional phosphopantothenoylcysteine decarboxylase/phosphopantothenate--cysteine ligase CoaBC gives MTYDKHRILIGVGGGIAAYKVCEVVSTLAKEGKDVRVILTEKAQAFISPLTLATLARHPAYTDELFWQPIHGRPLHIELGEWAEVFLLAPLTANTLAKLAWGMADNLLTNTVLASTCPVLLAPAMNTDMWEQRSVQRNWQQLCVDSRYHQVGPGQGQLACDRVGAGRMAEPAEILPHIQSLLHTRGLRDLAGLHILISAGGTREFLDPVRFIGNPSTGRMGIALAQAALHRGAEVTLVHGPMENVLLEPLGAVRRIPIVRADEMHQAMLTHFPRSDWTIMAAAVADVSPASYSAGKLSKQALPDCLPLKTVPDIVAELGQQKQPHQRLIGFAAQSGDMLAPALDKLQRKQLDAIAANPIDQPESGFASDRNRAILLDRQGRSLELAPASKLQMAHQLLDFVQGMGK, from the coding sequence ATGACATATGACAAACACCGTATTTTGATTGGGGTGGGGGGAGGCATTGCGGCCTATAAGGTCTGTGAGGTAGTTTCCACCCTGGCTAAGGAGGGGAAGGATGTTCGGGTGATCCTGACTGAAAAGGCCCAGGCATTCATCTCGCCCCTGACCCTGGCAACCCTGGCCCGCCATCCGGCCTATACGGATGAATTATTCTGGCAACCGATTCATGGCCGTCCGTTGCACATTGAACTAGGGGAATGGGCAGAAGTCTTTCTACTGGCCCCTCTGACCGCCAATACCCTGGCCAAGCTGGCCTGGGGTATGGCTGACAATTTGTTAACGAATACGGTGCTGGCCTCTACCTGCCCAGTACTCCTAGCCCCAGCCATGAATACCGACATGTGGGAACAGCGATCGGTGCAACGAAACTGGCAGCAGCTCTGTGTCGATTCCCGGTATCACCAGGTAGGCCCAGGACAGGGACAACTGGCCTGCGATCGGGTCGGGGCAGGCCGGATGGCTGAACCAGCCGAAATTCTGCCTCATATCCAATCCTTGCTGCATACCCGTGGCCTGCGAGATTTGGCTGGCCTGCACATCCTGATTAGTGCCGGAGGAACCCGTGAATTTTTGGATCCAGTACGCTTTATTGGCAACCCTTCCACAGGCCGGATGGGGATCGCCCTGGCCCAGGCGGCTCTGCACCGGGGAGCTGAGGTGACCCTGGTCCATGGCCCGATGGAAAATGTCCTGCTGGAGCCTCTGGGTGCGGTTCGCCGAATTCCGATCGTCCGTGCCGATGAGATGCACCAAGCCATGCTCACCCATTTCCCCCGCAGTGATTGGACGATCATGGCAGCAGCGGTTGCTGACGTTAGCCCTGCCTCCTACAGTGCCGGAAAACTGTCCAAGCAGGCCCTGCCCGATTGCCTGCCCCTGAAAACAGTTCCTGATATTGTGGCTGAGCTAGGACAGCAAAAACAGCCCCACCAGCGGCTGATCGGATTCGCTGCCCAGTCAGGGGATATGCTAGCTCCGGCTCTGGACAAGCTGCAGCGTAAACAACTGGATGCGATCGCAGCCAATCCTATTGACCAGCCTGAGAGCGGTTTTGCCAGCGATCGGAATCGCGCTATCCTGCTGGATCGGCAGGGTCGAAGCCTGGAACTGGCTCCTGCCAGTAAGCTGCAGATGGCCCATCAACTGTTAGATTTTGTCCAGGGGATGGGAAAATGA
- a CDS encoding DUF2555 domain-containing protein — protein MMNATTFSEQEVSQLTAEDVKQMATRLEEDNYTSPFECLRDWHLLRAVAFQRPELVEPYLHLLDLEVYDES, from the coding sequence ATGATGAATGCCACGACATTTTCGGAACAAGAGGTCTCTCAGCTGACAGCAGAGGATGTCAAGCAAATGGCGACTCGTCTGGAAGAGGATAATTACACTAGCCCCTTTGAATGTCTGAGGGACTGGCATTTGCTGCGGGCAGTTGCCTTCCAACGACCCGAGCTGGTAGAACCCTATCTCCACCTGCTCGATCTGGAAGTTTACGACGAATCGTAG